The genomic stretch taaaatgtaaaaggttCTCAAAGAGTGCAGAGCAGATCTACTTTATGACAGCAGACTAAACAAACACCTACATGGTGTGCCAAAAATGACAGTTTAACACGACAAGCAACAGTAGATCTCTTGTAATGCAGTAGCTGAGTGTATCTTAAGGTCATTTGGTAGCCTGATTAGGTTGCATAAAACTGGAGAAAGCTGCATTGACAGTGACAAAGGTCTGTGGGTGGAGTAAAGCCACACATGTGCAAAGTACGGCGGAGTATATAATTAACAGAAGTTGAATAAAGAACAGATTCATAGGCCAATTATACCAAAAGTATGTCACTTGTGCTGGATTAACGCAACATATCAACTTGAGGCCTGACCTACAGTTTGTCAGCACTTTTCTGGAGAAGAGACAATAAAAAGTGTAACCCATACCACAATAGCATCGCTGGCCCCAGTGGAGAGGTAGATGTTGTCAGGGTTAGACGGGATTCCACCATCTCTCTTCTCTATGTAGCGCGACACATCCTGACGAATGCACTCAATGCCCTGGCTCGCACTGTAGGCCCCTTGaacacattaaaatgaactTTGATTCAAACAGAACATACTACATTGTTCAGTTGATGTTTAAATAGTGTAGACTCGTCTTGACCGtgcaaataaattattaatgggTAGGCAAATGGAGGTGGATGCTAGTGACGTGTGTGTAGGAGGGGATGTAAATGTGGTTGGTGGCGGcagcgggggggggggtccGACCTATACTGTGGCCTCCGCAGGCCTCGAGAATACGCCGTGCTCTTTTCTTTGCATCCTCTGGAAACTTGTTGTCTTCCAGGAGTTCAGGGTAAGAACACAGAGCCAAGACCTGAGAgaggaggacaaaaaaaaaaacacaacatatctGACATTAACAGGCATCCTGACACATGTATGAATGTAGTAAGCAAAGTTTCATGTGCACTTATAATGAGTACTCCCTGCTTATTAAACACAAGCACTCAAATGACTTTAGGCAAAACCGTACAAAGTGTTCCTACCTGTCTGAGAAATGTGATTGGTTTCTGACCCATAGCGTGGGCGTCGCCTATGTTAGCCTTGATGACCTCTGTGAAGGGTTTCTTGACTCCCTGgaaagataaagacagagaagtTAAGTCtgagcaaaaattaaaaaaaaaaggtgtagaAGTGCTAGAAAATACAGTGGAAAGAAGTGAGAATCTGGTGACCTGTTATCTCTTACATGtagcaacagcaacaaccaGGATGTGTCTGGACCCGTAACAAGGAGTAAGAGGGAAGGAGACACACGAGACTCTCTACAGTGAGAAAAGTTAGGCTTCCATTCTTTTGCCTGCTTCATTCATGTGCTGCATGTATGTATTTCCTGCACAGCCAGTTTACATGACTAACATCCGGTTACAAAATTGATGTTTATCAGGCCTCAGGCATTCTTTCACATATTAAAAAAGGTCATGACGATACGGAACACTTTGCATTAGTAAAACCTCAAATTGTCCCTCACAGGTCTTCGGTGGtgggaaaataaaatctttcAGAGATAGAGGATTAATAACTACATCACACGTCCCACTCATCTGCGTTGTGACCACCTGGTGGCTCTGCATGTAAATCAAACCAGAGACACTTGTATTCATCTCACACATGCATCTTCTCTCATTAGTACCCTTTTGTTTTACCATGGCAACGAGTCTGGCTTGGCTTGTGAAGTGCTGGCCTGGGCAGGCATGACACTGCTGCTGGGgctcacagagacacaaaaaaacCTGTTTCTGGTTGTGGACTTAGTCGAGAATTGCTGGCTTAATCCAATCGCATGACGAGCTTGAgtcattttccatttaatttctCTCCTCATCTAAACCATTTGCTCCTTTTACCAACTCAATATTCATCTTCATCTCTTTGACCTAATTGGTCCTGGTTTGGTGCCTGCAAGTCGAAACATGCTGCAGCTGTTGCTGTTTATCAGATGAGGTGATGTGACAATAGGTGTACCCTGTTACTTCACACAAGGGCTCAGCAATAAGGTTTAAAGAGATATTGTGATAATCATGAGGATTTTTTGGCTTTATGGTTTGTGTATTAAAAAATCACATCATTAAACGAATGCTGATGTGAAATACaatgttaaacaaaacaaaaactgtccaATAacattatttgaaatgtttaaaaatgcatatCTTTAgttttagaataaaaatgtacttattgtACATTATTATTGTATCTTATTGTTATAAACACGCTTGCACAGCACAATCATATTGTCATAAAATTCTActcaaagaagaaaaatgataaAAGTTAGTCATTACACAGCTCTACCTCTAGCCAGTTGCTTCTCTTGCTGTAGAGAAGTAGTGAAATGCCTGACTCAACTAAACACAACCAAATCTGGCCTCTCATTTACAGTTCAGGTACAGACATGTACAGAATATTAGTTTTATtggtctctctctttcccacaGTACTCTACATAACCCGAGTACTGTGAACGTAGGACAATTACACTCTCATGCACTACAATGCAATATGTTATATGATATATTCAAAACGCATGCTGTTGACATGATTCAGCATGTTCTACATGATACAATACAAAAGGCCTCCAAGGGCACAGGGAGAACTTTCCTTTTGACTAAGTCAATTGTATCATTTCTATGTCCTTGCATGACCGCAAGAGCAAGGCCTACAAGGTTCAGATATGAGCTTGTTTGAAATCCAAGTAACTGGACGCAGCACGTTCCCTTTTTAGTCCTCGTCCATGCCTCGTTCTTGAGCAACAAAGAGGCTGCTGTTCTCTGGGAATGAGAGGAGCCAGTCGGTTCCCCCGGCTCAGCACTGCGTTCTCCTGCTCACTCAGCACCAGGCACTGATTACACGGGTCGGACCAGTGAACCAGGCCAAGAAACCCCGTGGGTCACCAGGCTGAATAGAGCCTGGCCTGAATTCACATTTCACTTAGTCTTATGATATAATCTGAAACTGCCATCCCTCTAACAGTGTTCAGTCATGCTAGAATAATTGGAACTGCTCTATCTAATGCAAATTGATGAATAACCACTGCTGCTTTGCTCACGTGATTTATCTAACTCAATACTATTTCTAACAAGATGCCAGTTGAGATGAAAGTAACCCTCCCAATTTACTCAGAATAgaagaaatgtatgaaaaaaaaaaaaaaaacaccaggtGGATCTTTTCTGTGATGTAACAAACTATTGCCTATTATCGCCACTCCATTGTCACAGACAATGCAGACTTGCTAGCAGCTGAGACCCAAGCCTGAATTAGCTTACTGCAGTGCAGGCACTGTCGTGCCAGATGTCTGGGTAAGGATTTATAAGGGTCATCACCATACCAGCACAcgcatgcacaaatacacacacacacttgcataaaACCTGCTGAGCCGTCAGTAAAAGTGTTCCAGTCACAGATCTGACAGGAAGCACTCTCACAGATAACTGGTCAACTGCAGTGATGAGAACCCTCCTGACCCCTCAGAGAATTCTTGGATTTCCCATTTCAGATTGTTTCCACTCATATCTGCATTTACACAAGTGGCGCCGCTTAACAGGTGAAAGTAAACGGGGAAAGAGGAAACTTTGCTTTTCAGCACACACTTCTGTTCtctcaggggaaaaaaacacttgtcaACACCCTATTAAAAGGCAACTCGTGTTGACCTAATACGCTATTTATGTAGAAAACAGGCCTGTCTAAACTATGTTCGTGTCTAGTTATTCTACTTATTCCAGTCAAACATTGAGCATAaggtttgtttttggttttctttttataagaggaggaaaaacaagtGGACTACCAAAAACTGTAGCACATTCGGCAAAACTGGGGCTGCTTGTAATGAACCTCCTTGCAGATAAAGGCTTCTGACGCTGCTGGGCCTCACAGCTGCGACTTCGTCCAATGAACTCTCTCCCCTGTGGGGAGGAGGGAGTTGGGCAAACCcagagagacaaaagaggacagagaaTGTACCCTCTCATCTTACATAATAACACTCCACGATATATACACATCCTCCACTCTGGATCCTGCGGCCACCTCAGGCTAGAGCAGAGTGAAATGTACTCAAAGCCAGCTAGACCTGTCCATTCCAGCTCATTACATGTCTTCTGAATACGACATAACTGCAGAGAGGGTTGCATTAAGACTCCTGTTCAACTTGCTTGCCATTCCTTAGGAAAGCATGGGGGATCAATATTACCAGAGCAGAATAATATGACTTGTTATGCACAGCAGTGCAGAAGCAGAACATAACAGGCCCACCACTGCTGTCATGCAggaacttttaaaaaaaactgacctACTGTCTACATCCTGCCTCCACTCTCTCAGCCTGTCAGCAAAAATTGTCCAAGGCAAGCATCTTATTCATCTGGGGTACCTACTTCTCTTTCCTCACTCTTTAATTTCTTACCATATCTCCAGGAAACAGAGCAGGGAAATAATATTTTTACCACTGAGAGgcacttttaatattttttggaactgcattgtttttaagaaaaagcGAATTTCCAAAAGGTATttgaaaaaaagataatatCATCAGCTTTAGACAAAATTACTAGTACCTGGCTCTTGGCTTAAGTCAAATTccagcaataaaaacaataattccAAAATGTGATGTGTCACATTAAAACGTCAACTGTTTGTAGGAACATTGATGCCACGTGAtttaactaaataaaaacagcctTCGCCTAAATCCCTACTGAGTGTCTCTTCAGCATTACTGTAATATTAAgcgttttctctttttcctcgtGCATTATCAAACTTTGCTCAGGCCCGCGTGCACGGAGGCGCGCGCGCATTGCAGCCCCACACTTGACTTTACCTCTTTCAGCTCCTTCTCTATCTGCATCGCCCGCTGGACTATAGGACCACGGACCGCGTATTCGACCCGCCTCACATTGGGGTTCATGTTGTCCAAAGTCAGCACCTTGCCCCGGCACAGACCCCCGTTCACTGCCTGCTGGGACATGTCTATTTATGTCACGCGCACGCCGTTTTCCGCCGATGTCACACACTGGACTGATATCTGAAACATAAAAGAAGATTAAGAAATATCAAGAATGAACATTAATCCGTATCTGTAACTGTACATGAGCAGATAAAGGGTATCAACTGTTACCAGTTGTTCGGCAGAGTAGCGGGGTCGGAGTCACTTTCCCTCCAGCAGCTCTGAGCTCCAACTGACAGTCGAGCCTCTTGCCGTTCATATTCCCAGCCGACCGCCACGCCTTCGCTCGCTCCTACTCATGATTGGCTGGATTAGGATTCTTCAAAGACTTCGTCTCTGCTTTCGGTGTGCCAAATGACGCCTTCGCGTGCTGTCGGGAAAACGTTATCTCAAGGGCAGCAATGGGTAAagaaaaaatctttatttgaaaCGCTTTAAAGTTTAAGAGGCAACTTTTAGGAGTAACAGACTAGCCTAATTGAGTATTATGAACTGTCATTTAAGTGTTTtgcagtggaggaagaagtatTGATAAGTATTTCATCAGCTAAAGTAAACGTACCAATACAACTATATAAAACCActgctgcattcaaaacttCAACTcgtaaattgttatttttttggccacttggaggcagccAAACACAACATGGTAACAATTTAGAAAGTTGAAATGGTGAACAGTGgctaatttacacattcagcagacaaggaccaacattagcattcatgttAATTCGTGTTTGTCCACCTTGTGATGAATGAAAGAGGTGAAGTTAAACGGGACATTGCAGTTTTTACGAAATGAGAAATTAGTGAGATATTAGATATTATTCAGTCTGGTGTAAATTCATCCCAGAACACGTCCAAGTGCTAACTTTTAAATTACTTGAAAACGCTCTGAGAAAGACAAGCCAttgttaacacatttttaaaattcacttCTACATTAAAGCagtaataactgattttttgacCACTAAAGTGCAATGGAACAAGCTAAACACAAAATTGACATATCATTTAACGAAGTTGATTTGGCTAACTTGTTAGGTGCTCattaacacatccagcagacatggagcaacattagcatttcttGAAATAGCTGATTGGTACAGCAAAAGGATCAAATTGTCTTGGAGTAACTGAATGTCTCATGAACATGAACACTGAGGAGCTTTACATTTAGGGCTCTGTGATTGCCACTGTGACATAAGGGTGTGTATCTTACAACACTGCTTGGGTGTGTTGTGTTGGTCTTGCAAGGGATCATGGGGCAGCATGTTTTGTCAGGGATCCTGTAATCAGTCATGTGCCCTGCATTATGAACAAGGAGATTTTAAAGAAAGAGCCCTTGAAGTGTCTTGTGTAGAGTTTCCCTTTGTGGTTGGGGTTAAGGCAGGTTCAGGTTAAGGTACAGTAAGGGGaaacagactgagaaacagTTTTGGCATGAAGGTTTTCTGGCAGTCAGAGATCAGCAGTTAATCACAGGCCATCTCTGCATTTCCCAGCCTGTTATGTGGTTCACAGCACCTCTCAGGTCTTTATTAAACCACGGAGAACATAACATGACACAGTGTTGGTGTAAAATGACGTCACACCAGCCTCTGCCCTTTGCTCTCGAAGAGCCACCTATTGAGTTAACAAAGGAACAAGTTGGTAACGAGAGGGCAGGATTTCAAAGGAGGCAGTCGCTGATATGCAAAAATCTTCCTTTACCTGTCTTTTGTTAAGGCAGGAAAGAGAGTCACAGAATAAGCTGTCTGAGTGTGAGAAGGACCgagtgtgagacagagaaaccCCCCAGATGTCTTGGAACGGGCTTGGGAAAGACATTTGATATCCCAAACTAAAACTGTTCACATACAAGCATGTGATGCCCTGGTGACTTTCGTGTGTCATGCAGTGCATATTTTGGCAGCATCACACGACACAGTCTGTTCCATTTAGCCTACACGTAATTTTAAAAGACTGATCAACATCGCATAATAGAtaatactttaaaacagctctCTAATGACTTAAATATGAGGATTTGAATATTTACAGGACCAATCCTGAACCAGGTTccctttttaaacacacaccGTGCACAGCTGATACCAAGACCACAAACAACGTGTCCTGGACAGTattaaaatctgtgtgtgtgtatgtgcgtgtttgAGGGTAAAGCTGAAATTCTTGTAGTCTTAAAGGAAAACCACTAGAACACGTTTTCAAAGATAAGGCTGCAACCTGTAATGTTAGAGTAAAGGGCACATACAGTTTTATCTACATGTAATACTTTTACAACTTGAGTGTACTGGAGTGTTTACCACGTGTATCATGTCTGCCCTTACAGATGGATCAGAACGGGCTGTGACATTCGAGATGTGCTGAAAGTGAGTGACCGCATAATGTAACAAGAAGAGAAAAGGCAGTGGGGaagtgtgtaaaatgtgcaaCTGCTCAATTTTACCACAAGGGGAAGACATCCTCGACTTCAGGGATAAAAGGTCGGTATCTTGTCTCCTTCTCTAACCATAAGGCCATTATTTGACCCTAAAGTGGCTTCCAACACAAGTCTAATGTATAAAAAGCCCCCCATAAGTTGCAACGAGATGTTTCTTTACATGTTTTTCTGATTCCCTACCTTTAAAAAATACCTAGAGGCATAAACAGTCATAATGCCCAGATCCATTAAATAAGACCacttgcataaaaaaaaaaaatacaaaatcatttgtgaaaacatttttatatttagtttttctaaCAGGGCTCAGTAAAAATCACtaacaaaactgaaatgcaaAACAGAAATTAGAGTGCATTGACAGCACATCAAGTTGGAGTCCATATCTGATAATCATTTTATCCCACTGCTCACCAAATTTACATGTGGGACTTTGTGCAAGCATTGCAAACCTATATCAAATCTGCCACCTAAAGAAGGCACCAACCTTTGACAAATAATCATATCACCATCATATCATCGTTTACTTGGTTTGACAATAAAACTATATCTCTTTGATAAATATCTTGCCTTcatacttttatctttttttcaaaaaatggTACAAGAACTGTACACTGTAGGCCGTATTCAGTATCAGATAGAATAAATAATGTGATTCCATTTAGAGGgtagaaaaatagaaatctAGAAGTGATAATGATGGGCTGAGTAAATTATCCACTAATTTAAATAACGATTAGCTCACATTCTTTTAGAGACAAACAATTTACAAATTGCAGcattacaaataaatgtagGCTTTTTGTGCACtggaaaagtaacaaaagtaaatGTCAGTATATTTTCagtccaagaaaaaaaaaaaatcaagcaagGAAACAGTCCTTGTTTACACCTGTGTGTAAATTTAAATTCAGAATAGCTATACCGTATACTGAAACTATCATGACCAAGAAATCTCCTTACCGCAAAAAACATCTTGCTTATAATGTTAATCTATGCAAATGTGGATCACATACCCGTCATAGCACTCAGTAAAGAAAACAGAACTATAACCTCAttcttcattttaaacaaatcatCTTGAGCTCTCAATTAAATTTCATTCAGCTTTACATGGATAATTCAACTTATACATGATTCTAAGGCTTTTCAATGAAATGTAATTCTGCAGTAGTTGAGGATGAgtaaagtaatgaataaacacTGAGCAAAGTAAATCTTTGCTTGTGATTGCAATACCGGAATCTGTAATTCTCCTCTGAGTCACTAAATAGACACCTGACGTCCAACAGGTCGTGCAGCTCCTAAATAAGAAGAAGCAACAGGGAATGCTAGGACCTTCAGTGTAAACCCTCATTGGCATGTGGCTTTAACTTACAGTCTTCAGTGATTAATTTCAAGCATGTCTGTTTTGAAAGGTTTTTGCCACTTTGGAGTGTAACATGCCCAGCTTCTCCACTCTGTaggcagtgtgtatgtgtgtgtgtgtgtgtgtgtgtgtgtgtgtgtgtgtgtgtgtgtgtcaggctgtCTACATGAGTCCACAGCAAGGCTCCTTATTGTTAGACTGGTCCTCCTCAGGGGCTCTGAGTTTCAGCAGCGGAGGATCTCCACTGGCTGGGGTGAAGTACACCTGGCTCGTGTAGGCCACCTCCTCTGCGTTGGGGGTCATTTGGAGCTCTGGCTGGGCCTGCGTGGTTGTCGCCTCGGCTGCTGCCACAGAAGGCTCCTCCTCTAAGGAAGAGGGCAGGGGTGGTGGAGGTGCTGGGTACTTATTGAGCTTGGCAGCTGCCCGCTGGCGTTTCAGGTCAGCCAGGGTGTGGTGCGATTTCTCCCGAGTCATACTGTCCGCCCCCTCGCCCTCTGCAGACCCTAACCCGGCTCCAGATGCAGGGCTGAGCTGGTAGGAGGCGCTGCGATCCATGCGACCTCCACCACTCCACAGCTCTCCAGGTACAGAGGAGGCCAGAGAAACAGAGGTCCCTCCATTACCTAGGCTGGACACAATTTTCCTGTCAGCAGCCTCCAGTTCTTCTAAACGTGACGTGGCTCCACCACCAGCAACCTGAAACAAAATAGGAGCATTAAtgaacatgtttgtttaatctgcttCAACTctttgaaaatgtgacaaaaaaacagtaataatgagacattttcttttaaaaaggccACGACACTGAGCTCACTCACCATGGTGGCATGCTGATGCAGCTCATTGTCCGTTTGTCTGTCCTCATCGTCGTCCTGTGGCTCTGGCTGTCCGCCGCGCTCCTGCCACACCATGGCCTCTTTGTGGTGCTCCCGCCGGTACAGACTGGAGCGCTCGTTCACACTGACACGACGTACCACCTTACTGTAGACAAATGAGAGAGGGGAACAGTAAAGTACTAAGCTGCTCCAACTTTACATGAACGTTTTTCACCTTCTGGTTCCCCCGAGCTCTCTTTATCCTGGCCTCATGTCCCCTCTCACCCTCTGCTGCCAGTACTAGAGGCTCGTCTTTGCAGTGTGCCCTTCTGCCGGTCCTGGCTCTTCATGATAGCATCGTGTTTGTGCTTTAAGTCTATCAGTTTTGCTCTGACCTCTTCATCCATACACACATCTGAAAAGGCAGCAACAGCAAAGGTTAAGCGACTGGAAGGTATGAAAGAAAAGATGCTAACAAGAGAGCTATCATTGAGAAACATTTAAGAAATGGGTCAGGATAATTAGTTCCTCTTTTAACAGATGCTGTTATTACACTCTGAGCAGGGAATTAGCATTACATCATTAAAAAAGGGTCAAGGTactgtcatttacattttttgtttgagtCAATTACAGGACCAAAAAGGCTTTCTGGTCTTACCCAGAGGAGTCTCCTCCAGGACAGACTTGGTGTTTAAACTGGCTCCATGGGCCACCAACAGTTCCACCATTTGGATCTATGgaacaaatacaaacaacactATTAATGGGTCATTTAAGAAAAGCCAAAAGGTTcttatgttttggtttgtaTGCAGCACTTACTTGTCCCCAGCAGGAGGCGGCATGTAGCGGCGTCCAGCCATCAGAGTCCTTCCCCTCCACCTGAGCCCTGTGCTCTAGCAACAGTTCCGCCACAGACATGTAGCCGTTAGCAGACGCTATATGGAGCTGGGAGAGACATTCaacattaatcatttaagtgtTGACCTAGGGAAACACTAGTTTCTTGGCAGAGCTTTGTGATTTTGGTTGgttattcaaaacattttctacatttcctATAACTGTGAATGTACCCTGGGATCACAAATATAGTTAAAACCCCTGGCCTATAACTTTTatctttgattttctttatCTATACAGTACATGTCCCTCTTGTCTCACCAGTGTTGCTCCATTATTGTCCTGAGCGTTTAAGTCTGCTCCGTTCTGAACCAGAGCCTGAATGTCAGCCAGCATGGCTGCCTCTTTAGCCCCTCGACATTCATCTATACGGTCCTGAGTtatccctacacacacacacacacacacacacacacggggacAGAACCAATGATACCAGTTAGCACACAGACACTAACAGTCGCAGCGTACAGCGGTTaaagacatttgttttaattttggtttGGGACTGGGACATTGAGTGCCACTTGATTTCAAATGTGACAGACAAATGAGGGAGATGTGTGACAATTCAATaacagatttgatttgattcagcTTACTGACCCTGTTCAGCCATAACCATCTCCAGCAGCTCAAGGGTGGCCTCATCCTCACAAAGGTCATAGGGCATGTTGCCATCCGCATTGACAGCCAGCAGGTCAGCCCCTCTAAAGCATgcgtgcacaaacacacacacacacacacacacacacacacacatatatgtgcaAAGACATTTGGATTAGAGTACTAAATAGTGATACACCCTGCTGTACTCGGCCACTCAAGAATGTTCATACACCTGCAGAGTGTTTTGAGAGTCAAGCTGTAGCCATATTTGCATTGTTTATGTAAACTAGGTACTCTCTCCAAGAAGGCTTTGGTCTAAAAAATAATATCAATTCTGCATAAATGTAAGGATAAAGCAACATTTATCCTAATACAGTCCACAATATATCAGCTTAtgaattacattttgattttttacTGTTATGACAGGAAAAACTTTCTATGGTAGAAATGATGGATAAATCATGGGAATACTCACGTCTGAATCAGGAGCTGCACTAGTCCAGTGTGTCCACAGGTGGCAGCAGCATGCAGCGGTGTCCACAGCTCACTGTCACAGGCATTCACACAGGCACCAGCATCCAGCAGGCACTGCACTATCTCCACAAAGTCATCAATGCAGCACTGAGAAGGGAGGGCatatatttggattttgttttcccttaataataacaaccttcatttaaaaactgcattttgtgtttacttgtgttatctttgactaatatttaaattagtttgatgatctgaaacatttaagtgtgacaaacatgcaaaaaaaataagaaaacattctGTAAGCAAACAAGCACAACGAGAAATTGATAAATCTATGCATGATTATTTATGGCAACTAATACACTGGCTCGTGTTATAGAAAACATTTGCATGCATGGCCCTGCCTTCACCAAGATTTCCAAGGGGAAGAGCAGAGTCAACTGCTTTTATAAAGAGTTCTCTGTGCTCACAAATACCCCTCTCATGAATTTATAGTAACATGCGTGTGTGTTAAATTATAAAGGGAAATAAACAACATACAGAGCAAAACAGGAAGGAAGTGCCCATTTGAATTGTAAAGGTGTGTACGTAGCTTTAGATTTGTGTGTTTCAAGGTCCCAacatacaaaaaacatcttATGATGGTTTCTTCTAAATCTAACTGTTCAGGAAAGGAATGTAAGTCTAAGCAATTTGCCCTCACTCTTCAAAACACTGGCCCTCAAACTAAAATGGTGGGAATGAAACAGTGTGTTCATGTAAACTAACTTAAGATAAGTTAAGCTTCAGacaaaataaaggcaaacagTACTTAGTGAGCTGAGAGCTGTGACTGCACacgacataaacacacacgctgCACAAAAGGTGACCTGCCCTGTTAAGGGCAGTTACAAAGTGTTAGTGTAAAACTGTGTAGATAAACTCATCCCAGCTATCTGAAGAGATTACAAGATTATTACCACATGTTGGAGTTTGAGAGTTTTTCTGGTGTGCTTTAAGTGAGGTGCTAGATGAATGTAAAGGAATACTTAGGTGGGACACAGGTGGCAAACGTTAACTGGGACTTGATTCCCTATCACCACATCACTGGCTTGGTTGTGCTTTCCAGTGAACACTACTGGCAGTGTCTGCAGAGGGGAAGCCGGTGAAGGATCATGTCACTGCACTGGCGAATCCCACAactaggtgtgtgtgtacctgatgTAGGGCTGTCAGTCCATCCTCGTTGACCAGATCTGGGCTGATGCCACTGTTAAGCAGCTCCCTCACTagaagagcacacacacacacacacacacacacctcagcagAGTCCTTTCCACATAAACATTATAACACCTGGCACATATCTGTCTTCCCTTAATAGATAAGAAATGATACCCAGTCGGcatgtgcgtgtctgtgtgtagttTAACAATGAACTTCAAAGCTTTGCCACTATAATTAGCCTTGATCCTGCAGATGACAATAACgccattgaaaacaaaatgcctTGACTATTACAATAAAGTGTGACGTATCCTGTATAAATTATGCATTTACCACTTCCTTTGAATCGTGTGTTTTGCCACCGGCTGATAAGTGCTTATGTCTCAAGAAAGGCCAACAGCAAATCATTACAACACCAAGAAGCCAAATGCAGAGGTCATTGTATCCCCTGACTTTTAGAGTGGGGCTGCTTTCACATTATGGGATTTTGATGGTTTTAGGTGGGAAGACCCTGGTCTTAGTCTTGTATAGAACAGTCTGAAATTACATGTCATCCTGTCGAGTTCCCTAAAATACTTATGCTTCACTGATTTACTTCTAATTTAATAAAGAGTAGTGTTAAAGGTCTTCAGTACATACAATTTGAGGCTCTCTAACATGACTTTTCTTTCTGAGTGGGTTTGTGTTTCTACCAACCCTCCTCCAGGTCATTGCGTGCAGCTGCATCTAGCAGGGTGATGGCGtttgaaaatttaa from Siniperca chuatsi isolate FFG_IHB_CAS linkage group LG19, ASM2008510v1, whole genome shotgun sequence encodes the following:
- the ppp1r16a gene encoding protein phosphatase 1 regulatory subunit 16A — encoded protein: MAADHGELLAEMATIGRLSATERLKHAQKRRAQQLKTWAQMEKDAARGSRAKADKKKARTTKIKFSNAITLLDAAARNDLEEVRELLNSGISPDLVNEDGLTALHQCCIDDFVEIVQCLLDAGACVNACDSELWTPLHAAATCGHTGLVQLLIQTGADLLAVNADGNMPYDLCEDEATLELLEMVMAEQGITQDRIDECRGAKEAAMLADIQALVQNGADLNAQDNNGATLLHIASANGYMSVAELLLEHRAQVEGKDSDGWTPLHAASCWGQIQMVELLVAHGASLNTKSVLEETPLDVCMDEEVRAKLIDLKHKHDAIMKSQDRQKGTLQRRASSTGSRGKVVRRVSVNERSSLYRREHHKEAMVWQERGGQPEPQDDDEDRQTDNELHQHATMVAGGGATSRLEELEAADRKIVSSLGNGGTSVSLASSVPGELWSGGGRMDRSASYQLSPASGAGLGSAEGEGADSMTREKSHHTLADLKRQRAAAKLNKYPAPPPPLPSSLEEEPSVAAAEATTTQAQPELQMTPNAEEVAYTSQVYFTPASGDPPLLKLRAPEEDQSNNKEPCCGLM